One part of the Phacochoerus africanus isolate WHEZ1 chromosome 7, ROS_Pafr_v1, whole genome shotgun sequence genome encodes these proteins:
- the RNF41 gene encoding E3 ubiquitin-protein ligase NRDP1: protein MGYDVTRFQGDVDEDLICPICSGVLEEPVQAPHCEHAFCNACITQWFSQQQTCPVDRSVVTVAHLRPVPRIMRNMLSKLQIACDNAVFGCSAIVRLDNLMSHLSDCEHNPKRPVTCEQGCGLEMPKDELPNHNCIKHLRSVVQQQQTRIAELEKTSAEHKHQLAEQKRDIQLLKAYMRAIRSVNPNLQNLEETIEYNEILEWVNSLQPARVTRWGGMISTPDAVLQAVIKRSLVESGCPASIVNELIENAHERSWPQGLATLETRQMNRRYYENYVAKRIPGKQAVVVMACENQHMGDDMVQEPGLVMIFAHGVEEI, encoded by the exons ATGGGGTATGATGTAACCCGTTTCCAGGGGGATGTTGATGAAGACCTTATTTGTCCTATTTGCAGTGGAGTCTTGGAGGAGCCAGTCCAG GCGCCTCACTGTGAGCATGCTTTCTGCAACGCCTGCATCACCCAGTGGTTCTCTCAGCAGCAGACGTGTCCGGTGGACCGAAGCGTTGTGACGGTCGCCCACCTGCGCCCAGTACCTCGGATCATGCGGAACATGTTGTCAAAGTTGCAGATCGCCTGCGACAACGCTGTGTTTGGCTGTAGTGCTATTGTTCGGCTTGACAACCTCATGTCTCACCTCAGTGACTGTGAGCACAACCCAAAACGGCCTGTGACCTGTGAACAGGGCTGCGG CCTAGAGATGCCCAAAGATGAGCTGCCAAACCATAACTGCATTAAGCACCTGCGCTCAGTGGTACAGCAGCAGCAGACACGCATTGCAGAGCTGGAAAAGACCTCAGCGGAACACAAACACCAGCTGGCGGAACAG AAGCGGGACATCCAGCTACTCAAGGCATACATGCGTGCAATCCGCAGTGTCAACCCCAACCTTCAGAACCTGGAGGAGACAATTGAGTACAACGAGATCCTAGA GTGGGTGAACTCCCTGCAGCCGGCCAGAGTGACCCGCTGGGGCGGGATGATCTCAACCCCGGATGCTGTACTCCAGGCTGTAATCAAGCGCTCCCTGGTGGAGAGTGGCTGTCCTGCTTCTATTGTCAACGAGCTGATTGAAAATGCCCACGAGCGTAGCTGGCCCCAGGGGCTGGCCACGCTTGAGACGAGACAGATGAACCGGCGTTACTATGAGAACTACGTGGCCAAGCGCATCCCTGGCAAGCAGGCTGTGGTCGTGATGGCCTGTGAGAACCAGCACATGGGCGACGACATGGTGCAGGAGCCGGGGCTTGTCATGATATTTGCGCATGGCGTGGAAGAGATATAG